From the genome of Labedella gwakjiensis:
TTTCGGAGAGCGTTCGGAACGCGAGCATACGCTCGACGTGGCGGGCGAGGATGTCGGTCTCGATGTTGACGACGTCTCCGACCGCGAGTGACCCGAGGCTCGTGACGGCGAGCGTCTCGGGGATGAGCGACACCTCGAACCAGTGGTCCGTCGTGGCCGGCTCCGACAGCGAGCTGACGGTCAAAGAGACTCCGTCCACCGCGATCGACCCCTTGTCCACGACAACGGGAGCGAGCGCAGCCGGGAGCGCGAACCGGAGGACGCGCCAGGCGGATCCCTCCGTGATCGACCGGAGGGTGGCCGTGCCGTCGACGTGGCCCTGCACGATGTGCCCGCCGAGTCGGTCTCCCACCTGGGCCGCCCGCTCGAGGTTGACGCGGCGGCCGGCCACGACCGTGTCGAGGCTCGACATCGCGAGGGTCTGCGCCATGACGTCGGCGGTGAAGCTCTCGTCGCCAGCGGTCACGACGGTGAGGCAGACCCCGCTGACCGCGATCGAGTCGCCGATGTGCACACCCGTGACGGCGAGGGGGCCGCGAACGGTCAGACGGGCGGCGTCGTCTCCGCGCTCGACGGCGACGACTTCGCCGAGTTCTTCGATGATTCCCGTGAACATGTCAGTGACGTCCTTTCGGAGCTGCGATGAGGAGGAGATCCGGACCCAGGGCGAGCGTCTCGCGGACGTCGAGCCGGAGGCCGTCCGCGATAGTGGTCGCGCCGATGTCGATGATGGCCGTGCGGGGCCCTCCGAGGATCGTGGGGGCGAGGTAGACGTGGTACTCGTCGACGAGCCCCGTCGCGATGACCGCGCTCGCGAACCGGGGGCCGCCCTCGATGAGGAGGGTGCGAATGCCGCGGGAATGGAGCGCGACGAACTCTCCGACCAGGGAGTTACCCGGCGACGTGAGGAATCCCCGCGGGTGCGAGCGCACACGGGCGCCCGACGGGATCGCGGTGCGGCCGAACACCACGGGGATCGGCTGACGGTCCGCGAGGGCGTCTCCGTCGCGTGCGGTGAGGGCCGGATCGTCGGCGAGGACGGTGCCCGTCCCCACGCCGATCGCGTCCACTGAGGCGCGGCGGCTGTGCACGTCGGCTCGCGCGATGGGGCCTGTGATCCAGCGGCTCGATCCATCCGCCGCGGCGACCCGTCCGTCGAGGGTCGACGCCCACTTGACGGTGATGAGGGGGCGCCCCAGGCGTGCGGTGACGAGCCAGTCGTCGAGGAAGATCTCGCCTTCCTCGCGGCGGAATCCGGCGACGACCTCGACACCCGCGGCGCGCAGTCGTTCCGCTCCACCGCCCGACGTGCGTCCCGGATCGTCGACGGCGTACACGACGCGCGCGACGCCGGCGGCGATGAGTGCCTCGGCGCACGGCCCCGTCCGGCCGGTGTGGTTGCAGGGTTCGAGGGTGACGACTGCTGTCGCGCCGTGCGCGGCTCCGGCAGGGAGGTGAGAGAGAGCGTCGACCTCGGCGTGGGCCGTGCCGGCGCCGCGGTGGTGTCCTTCGGCGATCACGCGCCCGCCGGCGTCGAGCACGACGCACCCCACGCGGGGGTTCACGCCGCGAGCGGGGCCGAGGGCGGCGAGCTCGAACGCACGCGTCATCGCCTCGTCGATGCTCCGATCCGCCGGCATCTCCCGCTCCGTCCGTGTTCGCGAGACGGACTCCGGGGCGCCGCGATGCCGTGGGGACATCGACGACAGCGGTCGTCGGAGAACCGGCGACCGT
Proteins encoded in this window:
- a CDS encoding riboflavin synthase encodes the protein MFTGIIEELGEVVAVERGDDAARLTVRGPLAVTGVHIGDSIAVSGVCLTVVTAGDESFTADVMAQTLAMSSLDTVVAGRRVNLERAAQVGDRLGGHIVQGHVDGTATLRSITEGSAWRVLRFALPAALAPVVVDKGSIAVDGVSLTVSSLSEPATTDHWFEVSLIPETLAVTSLGSLAVGDVVNIETDILARHVERMLAFRTLSERDDAS
- the ribD gene encoding bifunctional diaminohydroxyphosphoribosylaminopyrimidine deaminase/5-amino-6-(5-phosphoribosylamino)uracil reductase RibD, whose product is MPADRSIDEAMTRAFELAALGPARGVNPRVGCVVLDAGGRVIAEGHHRGAGTAHAEVDALSHLPAGAAHGATAVVTLEPCNHTGRTGPCAEALIAAGVARVVYAVDDPGRTSGGGAERLRAAGVEVVAGFRREEGEIFLDDWLVTARLGRPLITVKWASTLDGRVAAADGSSRWITGPIARADVHSRRASVDAIGVGTGTVLADDPALTARDGDALADRQPIPVVFGRTAIPSGARVRSHPRGFLTSPGNSLVGEFVALHSRGIRTLLIEGGPRFASAVIATGLVDEYHVYLAPTILGGPRTAIIDIGATTIADGLRLDVRETLALGPDLLLIAAPKGRH